One genomic region from Hirundo rustica isolate bHirRus1 chromosome 5, bHirRus1.pri.v3, whole genome shotgun sequence encodes:
- the STIM2 gene encoding stromal interaction molecule 2 isoform X1 yields the protein MIHKQMDDDKDGGIEVDESDEFLREDMQYKDASNKHSHLHREDKHITIEDLWKRWKTSEVHNWTQEDTLQWLSDFVELPQYEKNFRDSNVNGTTLPRIAVNEHAFMISHLKIIDRSHRQKLQLKALDVVLFGPLTRPPHNWMKDFILTVSIVIGFGGCWFAYTQNRTSREHITKMMKDLESLQTAEQSLLDLQERLEKAQEENRNVAVEKQNLERKMMDEINDAKREAHRLRELREGAECELSRLKYAEEELVQVRMALKKAEKEFELRSNWSVPEALQKWLQLTHEVEVQYYNIKRQHAEMQLAIAKDEAEKIKKKRSTVFGTLHVAHSSSLDEVDHKILEAKKALSELTTCLRERLYRWQQIEKICGFQIAHNSGLPSLTSSLYSDHSWVVMPRVSIPPYPIAGGVDDLDEDTPPIVSQFHGSIVKPPSTLARSSSLCRSRRSVVPSSPQSQHALHSPDPDILSVSSCPALYRTEEEEEAIYFSADKQWEVQETGSECDSLNSSIGRKQSPPASLEMYQTISPQKVSPEEFSLEESSTGDSSSLTADISRGSPDCVGMAETKSMIFSPASKVYNGILEKSCSMNQLSTGIPVPKPRHTSCSSTGSDSKPSHEAASVPRISSIPQDLYQNGEKNKKPSKIKNLFKKKCK from the exons ATGATCCATAAGCAAATGGATGATGACAAAGATGGTGGTATCGAAGTAGATGAAAGTGATGAG tttctaaGGGAAGATATGCAATACAAGGATGCCTCAAATAAACATAGTCACCTGCACAGAGAAGACAAGCATATCACCATTGAGGATCTGTGGAAACGCTGGAAAACGTCTGAAG ttcatAACTGGACTCAAGAAGACACTCTTCAGTGGCTCTCAGATTTTGTTGAATTGCCCCAATATGAAAAGAATTTTAGAGACAGCAATGTCAATGGAACAACACTTCCCAG GATAGCAGTAAATGAACATGCTTTCATGATCTCTCACTTGAAAATAATTGACCGGAGCCATAGACAGAAGCTTCAGCTTAAAGCCTTGGATGTTGTTTTATTTGGACCTCTCACCC GTCCCCCTCACAACTGGATGAAGGATTTTATATTAACAGTTTCTATAGTTATTGGTTTTGGAGGCTGCTGGTTTGCATATACACAGAACAGAACCTCAAGAGAACATATCACAAAAATGATGAAGGACTTAGAAAGTCTCCAAACAGCAGAGCAAAGTCTTCTTGACTTGCAGGAAAG GCTTGAGAAGGCACAAGAAGAGAATAGAAACGTTGCTgttgaaaagcaaaatctggAGCGCAAAATGATGGATGAGATCAATGATGCAAAACGTGAAGCTCATCGCCTAAGGGAATTGAGAGAGGGagctgaatgtgagctcagCAGGCTCAAATATGCAGAGGAAGAGTTAGTACAG GTTCGTATGGCTTTAAAAAAGGCTGAGAAGGAATTTGAGTTGAGAAGTAATTGGTCTGTTCCTGAAGCTTTGCAGAAGTGGCTTCAGTTAACGCATGAAGTTGAAGTACAATATTACAATATCAAAAGACAGCATGCAGAAATGCAATTAGCAATTGCTAAAGATGAG gcagaaaagataaaaaagaagagaagcacCGTATTTGGAACGTTACATGTTGCACACAGCTCCTCCCTGGATGAAGTGGACCATAAAATTCTTGAAGCAAA GAAAGCACTCTCTGAGTTGACAACGTGTTTGCGAGAGCGTCTTTATCGATGGCAACAGATTGAGAAGATTTGCGGGTTTCAAATCGCACACAATTCTGGGCTACCAAGCTTGACCTCCTCTCTCTACTCTGATCACAGCTGGGTAGTTATGCCTCGAGTTTCCATTCCTCCCTATCCAATTGCAGGGGGAGTTGATGACTTAGATGAAGACACTCCTCCAATAGTTTCACAGTTTCATG GGTCCATTGTAAAACCTCCCAGCACACTGGCAAGAAGCAGTAGCTTGTGTAGATCAAGACGCAGTGTTGTGCCATCATCTCCACAGTCTCAGCACGCTTTGCACTCCCCTGACCCTGACATCCTTTCTGTGTCGAGCTGCCCAGCTCTCTATCGAactgaagaggaggaggaagccatTTACTTCTCTGCTGATAAACAATG GGAAGTACAGGAAACAGGTTCGGAATGTGACTCCTTAAATTCATCCATTGGAAGAAAACAGTCTCCTCCAGCAAGTCTTGAGATGTACCAGACAATTTCTCCTCAGAAAGTATCGCCAGAAGAATTCTCACTTGAGGAATCATCTACAGGAGACTCCTCTTCTCTAACTGCAGATATTTCTAGGGGCTCTCCTGACTGTGTAGGCATGGCAGAAACTAAGAGCATGATCTTTAGTCCTGCAAGCAAAGTTTATAATGGAATCCTGGAGAAGTCTTGCAGCATGAACCAGCTTTCAACTGGGATCCCAGTCCCAAAGCCTCGTCACACCTCATGTTCTTCAACCGGCAGTGATAGTAAACCCAGCCATGAAGCTGCTTCTGTCCCGAGGATAAGCAGCATCCCACAGGACCTCTACCAGaatggtgaaaaaaataaaaagccatcaaaaataaaaaacctcttTAAGAAGAAGTGTAAGTGA
- the STIM2 gene encoding stromal interaction molecule 2 isoform X2 — MIHKQMDDDKDGGIEVDESDEFLREDMQYKDASNKHSHLHREDKHITIEDLWKRWKTSEVHNWTQEDTLQWLSDFVELPQYEKNFRDSNVNGTTLPRIAVNEHAFMISHLKIIDRSHRQKLQLKALDVVLFGPLTRPPHNWMKDFILTVSIVIGFGGCWFAYTQNRTSREHITKMMKDLESLQTAEQSLLDLQERLEKAQEENRNVAVEKQNLERKMMDEINDAKREAHRLRELREGAECELSRLKYAEEELVQVRMALKKAEKEFELRSNWSVPEALQKWLQLTHEVEVQYYNIKRQHAEMQLAIAKDEAEKIKKKRSTVFGTLHVAHSSSLDEVDHKILEAKKALSELTTCLRERLYRWQQIEKICGFQIAHNSGLPSLTSSLYSDHSWVVMPRVSIPPYPIAGGVDDLDEDTPPIVSQFHGSIVKPPSTLARSSSLCRSRRSVVPSSPQSQHALHSPDPDILSVSSCPALYRTEEEEEAIYFSADKQWIKSNVSYWAKRRWMVTQFLQHVERVPTLVTWPHRKRLNSFWKEQMSLLKGKYRKQVRNVTP; from the exons ATGATCCATAAGCAAATGGATGATGACAAAGATGGTGGTATCGAAGTAGATGAAAGTGATGAG tttctaaGGGAAGATATGCAATACAAGGATGCCTCAAATAAACATAGTCACCTGCACAGAGAAGACAAGCATATCACCATTGAGGATCTGTGGAAACGCTGGAAAACGTCTGAAG ttcatAACTGGACTCAAGAAGACACTCTTCAGTGGCTCTCAGATTTTGTTGAATTGCCCCAATATGAAAAGAATTTTAGAGACAGCAATGTCAATGGAACAACACTTCCCAG GATAGCAGTAAATGAACATGCTTTCATGATCTCTCACTTGAAAATAATTGACCGGAGCCATAGACAGAAGCTTCAGCTTAAAGCCTTGGATGTTGTTTTATTTGGACCTCTCACCC GTCCCCCTCACAACTGGATGAAGGATTTTATATTAACAGTTTCTATAGTTATTGGTTTTGGAGGCTGCTGGTTTGCATATACACAGAACAGAACCTCAAGAGAACATATCACAAAAATGATGAAGGACTTAGAAAGTCTCCAAACAGCAGAGCAAAGTCTTCTTGACTTGCAGGAAAG GCTTGAGAAGGCACAAGAAGAGAATAGAAACGTTGCTgttgaaaagcaaaatctggAGCGCAAAATGATGGATGAGATCAATGATGCAAAACGTGAAGCTCATCGCCTAAGGGAATTGAGAGAGGGagctgaatgtgagctcagCAGGCTCAAATATGCAGAGGAAGAGTTAGTACAG GTTCGTATGGCTTTAAAAAAGGCTGAGAAGGAATTTGAGTTGAGAAGTAATTGGTCTGTTCCTGAAGCTTTGCAGAAGTGGCTTCAGTTAACGCATGAAGTTGAAGTACAATATTACAATATCAAAAGACAGCATGCAGAAATGCAATTAGCAATTGCTAAAGATGAG gcagaaaagataaaaaagaagagaagcacCGTATTTGGAACGTTACATGTTGCACACAGCTCCTCCCTGGATGAAGTGGACCATAAAATTCTTGAAGCAAA GAAAGCACTCTCTGAGTTGACAACGTGTTTGCGAGAGCGTCTTTATCGATGGCAACAGATTGAGAAGATTTGCGGGTTTCAAATCGCACACAATTCTGGGCTACCAAGCTTGACCTCCTCTCTCTACTCTGATCACAGCTGGGTAGTTATGCCTCGAGTTTCCATTCCTCCCTATCCAATTGCAGGGGGAGTTGATGACTTAGATGAAGACACTCCTCCAATAGTTTCACAGTTTCATG GGTCCATTGTAAAACCTCCCAGCACACTGGCAAGAAGCAGTAGCTTGTGTAGATCAAGACGCAGTGTTGTGCCATCATCTCCACAGTCTCAGCACGCTTTGCACTCCCCTGACCCTGACATCCTTTCTGTGTCGAGCTGCCCAGCTCTCTATCGAactgaagaggaggaggaagccatTTACTTCTCTGCTGATAAACAATG GATCAAAAGCAATGTCAGCTACTGGGCGAAGAGGAGATGGATGGTAACACAATTCTTACAGCATGTTGAGCGTGTACCTACTCTTGTTACATGGCCTCATAGGAAAAGGTTAAATTCCTTTTGGAAGGAGCAAATGAGCTTGTTGAAAG GGAAGTACAGGAAACAGGTTCGGAATGTGACTCCTTAA